The Astatotilapia calliptera unplaced genomic scaffold, fAstCal1.2 U_scaffold_151, whole genome shotgun sequence genome has a segment encoding these proteins:
- the LOC113017584 gene encoding mitochondrial import receptor subunit TOM40B-like isoform X2, whose product MGSVLALSSSPGHQNWPFSTDPPPSRWDAHPAHWDSPPRWERRDGRLPNPGSFHSLHRSCKDVFPQQIEGVKMILNKTLSSFFKVSHTLHLSAVSPSYYRFHVEHLQSDDYSKDKDAPALIGEMDSSGSLNAHALLHLTERVRARTVFQTQQSQFVTWQFETEYRGNDFTAAVTVANPDILRESVILVAHFLQSVSSGLVLGGELVYHRGRAEEGGILTLAGQYSRPNWVATLNAGKGGAHASYYHRANKQIQVGVEFEASTRTQETTTSFGYQMELPEANMVFRGMINSRCIIGGVLEKRLTPLPATLIMGAFVNHKGDKLQVGLGINVG is encoded by the exons ATGGGCAGCGTTCTGGCTTTGTCTTCCAGTCCGGGCCATCAGAACTGGCCTTTCTCCACAGACCCACCTCCTTCCCGCTGGGACGCACACCCTGCTCACTGGGACAGTCCACCGCGCTGGGAGAGGAGGGATGGCCGCCTTCCCAACCCAGGCAGCTTTCACTCGTTGCACAGGAGCTGCAAAG ATGTGTTTCCTCAACAGATTGAGGGTGTTAAGATGATACTGAATAAAACCCTGAGCAGCTTCTTCAAg GTCAGCCATACGCTCCACCTCAGCGCTGTAAGTCCGTCGTATTATCGATTTCACGTGGAGCACCTGCAAAGTGACGACTATAGCAAAGACAAG GATGCTCCAGCGTTGATCGGGGAGATGGACTCCTCAGGTAGTCTGAACGCCCACGCTCTGCTGCATCTCACTGAGCGCGTGCGAGCCAGAACAGTGTTTCAG ACCCAGCAGTCCCAGTTTGTAACGTGGCAATTTGAAACTGAGTACAGAGGGAACGATTTTACTGCTGCTGTGACGGTGGCCAACCCAGACATCCTCAGAGAGTCAG TTATCCTGGTGGCGCATTTCCTGCAGAGCGTGTCTTCTGGGCTGGTGTTAGGAGGAGAGCTGGTCTACCATCGGGGACGAGCAGAAGAAGGAGGCATCCTTACTCTGGCTGGACAGTACTCAA GACCAAACTGGGTGGCAACATTGAATGCTGGCAAAGGAGGTGCCCATGCAAGCTACTATCACAGAGCCAACAAACAG ATACAAGTAGGGGTGGAGTTTGAAGCCAGTACCAGGACACAGGAGACCACAACATCCTTTGGGTATCAGATGGAGCTCCCAGAGGCTAATATGGTCTTTCGAG GTATGATAAACAGCCGGTGCATAATAGGAGGTGTGTTGGAGAAGCGCCTGACTCCTCTCCCAGCCACACTGATTATGGGTGCCTTTGTAAATCATAAAGGTGATAAACTGCAAGTGGGTCTAGGCATCAACGTGGGTTAA
- the LOC113017584 gene encoding mitochondrial import receptor subunit TOM40B-like isoform X1 — protein sequence MECCTHMGSVLALSSSPGHQNWPFSTDPPPSRWDAHPAHWDSPPRWERRDGRLPNPGSFHSLHRSCKDVFPQQIEGVKMILNKTLSSFFKVSHTLHLSAVSPSYYRFHVEHLQSDDYSKDKDAPALIGEMDSSGSLNAHALLHLTERVRARTVFQTQQSQFVTWQFETEYRGNDFTAAVTVANPDILRESVILVAHFLQSVSSGLVLGGELVYHRGRAEEGGILTLAGQYSRPNWVATLNAGKGGAHASYYHRANKQIQVGVEFEASTRTQETTTSFGYQMELPEANMVFRGMINSRCIIGGVLEKRLTPLPATLIMGAFVNHKGDKLQVGLGINVG from the exons at GGAGTGTTGCACCCACATGGGCAGCGTTCTGGCTTTGTCTTCCAGTCCGGGCCATCAGAACTGGCCTTTCTCCACAGACCCACCTCCTTCCCGCTGGGACGCACACCCTGCTCACTGGGACAGTCCACCGCGCTGGGAGAGGAGGGATGGCCGCCTTCCCAACCCAGGCAGCTTTCACTCGTTGCACAGGAGCTGCAAAG ATGTGTTTCCTCAACAGATTGAGGGTGTTAAGATGATACTGAATAAAACCCTGAGCAGCTTCTTCAAg GTCAGCCATACGCTCCACCTCAGCGCTGTAAGTCCGTCGTATTATCGATTTCACGTGGAGCACCTGCAAAGTGACGACTATAGCAAAGACAAG GATGCTCCAGCGTTGATCGGGGAGATGGACTCCTCAGGTAGTCTGAACGCCCACGCTCTGCTGCATCTCACTGAGCGCGTGCGAGCCAGAACAGTGTTTCAG ACCCAGCAGTCCCAGTTTGTAACGTGGCAATTTGAAACTGAGTACAGAGGGAACGATTTTACTGCTGCTGTGACGGTGGCCAACCCAGACATCCTCAGAGAGTCAG TTATCCTGGTGGCGCATTTCCTGCAGAGCGTGTCTTCTGGGCTGGTGTTAGGAGGAGAGCTGGTCTACCATCGGGGACGAGCAGAAGAAGGAGGCATCCTTACTCTGGCTGGACAGTACTCAA GACCAAACTGGGTGGCAACATTGAATGCTGGCAAAGGAGGTGCCCATGCAAGCTACTATCACAGAGCCAACAAACAG ATACAAGTAGGGGTGGAGTTTGAAGCCAGTACCAGGACACAGGAGACCACAACATCCTTTGGGTATCAGATGGAGCTCCCAGAGGCTAATATGGTCTTTCGAG GTATGATAAACAGCCGGTGCATAATAGGAGGTGTGTTGGAGAAGCGCCTGACTCCTCTCCCAGCCACACTGATTATGGGTGCCTTTGTAAATCATAAAGGTGATAAACTGCAAGTGGGTCTAGGCATCAACGTGGGTTAA
- the LOC113017582 gene encoding alpha-crystallin A chain-like, with translation MDIPIQYPWYRRAFPHRFPDLSMAEPLTDWPMMWPFSWSFPWMRPLFMRWFNWPDNGHSEMRLEKDRYVIYVDVKHFSPDELSVSVSDDFITVHGKHEDRQDDHGYVSREFLRKYRLPSGVTCAEVTSSLSCDGVLTITAPRSSPGPERNIPISCEDGTQKQKM, from the exons ATGGATATCCCCATCCAGTATCCCTGGTACCGCCGGGCGTTCCCACATCGATTTCCTGACCTCTCCATGGCAGAACCTCTCACTGACTGGCCAATGATGTGGCCATTCTCCTGGTCCTTCCCCTGGATGCGCCCTTTGTTTATGCGTTGGTTCAACTGGCCCGACAATGGACACAGTGAG ATGCGCTTGGAAAAGGATCGCTATGTCATTTATGTGGATGTGAAGCATTTCTCCCCTGATGAGCTGTCTGTCAGCGTTAGTGATGATTTCATCACAGTACACGGCAAACATGAAGACAGACAG GATGACCACGGCTATGTGTCAAGAGAGTTTCTGAGGAAGTACAGGCTTCCTTCTGGTGTGACATGTGCCGAGGTCACCTCCAGTCTGTCGTGTGATGGTGTACTGACAATCACAGCACCTCGGTCATCTCCTGGGCCGGAGCGCAATATTCCTATTTCCTGTGAAGATggaacacagaaacagaaaatgtag
- the LOC113017585 gene encoding melanoma-derived growth regulatory protein-like: MAFELWFALSLCLVLGTSEAGKQMPKLSDKKLCADSECSYPILIARALQDYYPGDCRFIPIRQGQLVYVYAMLKDRGNLFWAGSVQDAYYGQQEARIGHFPSSIVEETHALMPATTEVKTTKWDFYCY; this comes from the exons ATGGCTTTTGAACTGTGGTTTGCTCTTTCCCTGTGCCTTGTGTTGGGAACCTCTGAAGCTGGAAAGCAAATGCCTAAACTCTCTGACAAGAAACTCTGTGCTGACTCCGAGTGCAGCT ATCCTATCTTGATAGCTCGTGCACTGCAGGACTACTACCCTGGAGACTGCAGGTTCATCCCCATCAGGCAGGGGCAGCTTGTCTATGTTTATGCAATGCTAAAAGACAGAGGGAATCTCTTCTGGGCTGGCAGT GTACAAGACGCCTATTATGGACAACAGGAAGCTCGCATTGGCCACTTCCCCAGTAGCATAGTGGAGGAGACACATGCTCTCATGCCAGCCACAACTGAAGTCAAAACTACT AAATGGGACTTCTACTGTTACTGA